One region of Termitidicoccus mucosus genomic DNA includes:
- a CDS encoding sialate O-acetylesterase, protein MIKRGIYYGRLFFGAGVAFAFAWPCLAEVVPAALFTDHAVLQRDMPLPVWGRANPRDAVRVEFAGQAQETRADAAGRWLVRLGPVSAPGPHVMKITGPDNTVAISDVLAGEVWLCSGQSNMRFPLSKAAGGREAAAAAGNPQLRLFDVPLVPSRQPACDVAGAWKRCEPATATDFSAVAYYFGAQLQKALGCPVGLIHSSWGGTVAKSWMPLEALRADPRFDVMMEREQERLEKLPETKNKYERDRAAWAKRREKNPATAGPAPVFHDAASKAAPAHLYNGMIHPLIPYAMRGVAWYQGESNRTSPAQYGIHLPELIKSWRSAWGQDDPRFGTDYPFLIVQIANYLERKDDPNLRSPWAEIREVQRLTALATPNTALVVAIDLGEAGNIHPANKPDVGKRLALAAERLAYGHDVVASGPSVRDVKWAASEVTVSFDNAEGGLVSHGALAGFALAGSDGKFFNAEAMMSADAVVVSSKHVRKPDKVRYLWADNPRASLYNKQGLPASPFEVRR, encoded by the coding sequence ATGATTAAGCGCGGCATCTATTATGGCCGGTTGTTCTTTGGCGCGGGCGTGGCGTTTGCCTTCGCATGGCCATGCCTGGCAGAGGTGGTGCCGGCCGCATTGTTCACCGATCACGCAGTCTTGCAGCGAGACATGCCGCTGCCGGTGTGGGGGCGGGCCAATCCGCGGGATGCGGTGCGGGTGGAGTTTGCCGGGCAGGCGCAGGAGACCCGTGCCGATGCCGCCGGGCGCTGGCTTGTCCGCCTCGGGCCGGTCTCCGCGCCAGGGCCGCACGTGATGAAAATCACCGGGCCGGACAACACGGTGGCAATCAGTGACGTGCTGGCCGGCGAGGTGTGGTTGTGTTCCGGGCAGTCGAACATGCGGTTCCCTCTGTCGAAGGCGGCGGGCGGGCGCGAGGCCGCGGCGGCGGCGGGCAATCCGCAACTGCGGCTGTTCGACGTGCCGCTTGTTCCCAGCCGGCAGCCGGCGTGCGACGTGGCCGGGGCATGGAAACGATGCGAGCCGGCGACAGCGACGGACTTTTCAGCAGTCGCGTATTATTTCGGCGCGCAACTCCAAAAGGCGCTCGGCTGTCCGGTGGGGCTTATTCACTCAAGCTGGGGCGGGACGGTGGCGAAGTCGTGGATGCCGCTGGAGGCTCTGCGCGCCGACCCGCGCTTTGACGTGATGATGGAGCGCGAGCAGGAGCGGCTGGAAAAGCTCCCGGAGACGAAAAATAAATACGAGCGCGACCGCGCGGCGTGGGCGAAGCGGCGGGAGAAAAATCCCGCGACCGCCGGGCCGGCTCCCGTGTTTCACGACGCGGCGTCGAAGGCCGCGCCGGCGCATTTATACAACGGAATGATCCACCCGCTCATTCCGTATGCCATGCGCGGCGTCGCGTGGTATCAGGGCGAGTCGAACCGCACCAGCCCCGCGCAATATGGAATCCATCTCCCCGAGTTGATAAAGTCGTGGCGGAGCGCCTGGGGGCAGGACGACCCGCGTTTCGGCACCGACTACCCGTTCCTGATTGTGCAGATCGCGAATTATCTGGAGCGGAAGGACGACCCGAACCTGCGCAGCCCGTGGGCGGAAATCCGGGAGGTGCAGCGTCTGACCGCGTTGGCAACACCGAACACGGCGCTGGTGGTCGCGATTGATTTGGGCGAGGCGGGCAATATTCACCCGGCAAACAAGCCGGATGTCGGCAAACGACTCGCGCTGGCGGCGGAGCGTCTGGCCTACGGGCATGATGTCGTCGCCAGCGGCCCCTCGGTGCGGGATGTGAAATGGGCGGCTTCTGAGGTGACTGTTTCGTTTGACAATGCAGAAGGCGGGCTCGTCTCGCACGGCGCGCTGGCGGGATTCGCGCTCGCCGGTTCTGACGGAAAGTTTTTCAACGCGGAGGCCATGATGTCTGCCGACGCAGTGGTGGTTTCAAGCAAGCACGTGCGCAAGCCCGACAAGGTGCGTTATCTTTGGGCGGATAATCCCCGGGCCTCGTTGTATAATAAACAGGGTCTGCCGGCCTCGCCTTTCGAAGTTCGCAGGTAA
- a CDS encoding glycoside hydrolase family 32 protein: MNNFKILYPVILCLGLADLAAQVPLRPGTELFVDDVNIIHKENVTRRTHAGSKPAAPVLVGDQPWENRRAYMSGLVVRDADGGFRMWYGTSGRLAYATSKDGLAWEKPLFSFVDHNGAKTNALVKKSNMLSVLLDVYETDPGKRYKAIFSNGIKEGGFFAYYSADGIEWKEYPGNPVIPYGSEMGNIVRDPRTKLYHAYIRPYTPKHFPKRLAEKRLGAVSTSTDFKNWSKPRVVLAPDKIDDAWCVKKDQRTEFYAMNGFPYGNSWLGVVPLFRITQILDKTDRLQSRYDGPIEGQLITSRDGLEWRRMEVREPVIPSGKEFDVSVLDVATQPLIVGDEVWMYYTGITTTHGGPTPPKELAVCLAKWRLDGFASLDAKDKEGIVVTSAFQLARKGFLEINVDASKGRLVVEVLDAKGNLLPGYAAADAKVIASDGVRHQVGWAANDSLPADIGCMLRFRLTNAALYSYTIKPAQ; this comes from the coding sequence ATGAATAATTTCAAAATCCTATATCCTGTCATCCTGTGCCTCGGGCTGGCGGATCTGGCCGCCCAGGTGCCGCTGCGTCCCGGCACCGAGCTTTTTGTGGACGATGTGAACATCATTCACAAGGAGAACGTGACCAGGCGCACCCACGCCGGCTCCAAGCCTGCCGCGCCGGTGTTAGTGGGCGACCAGCCGTGGGAGAATCGCAGGGCCTACATGAGCGGACTGGTGGTGCGCGACGCGGACGGCGGCTTTCGCATGTGGTATGGGACCTCGGGCCGGCTGGCCTACGCGACCTCGAAGGACGGGCTCGCGTGGGAAAAACCGTTGTTTTCGTTTGTAGACCACAACGGTGCAAAAACCAACGCGCTGGTAAAAAAGAGCAACATGCTCAGCGTGTTGCTGGATGTTTATGAGACCGATCCGGGAAAACGCTACAAGGCGATTTTTTCCAATGGCATCAAAGAGGGCGGCTTTTTTGCGTATTATTCGGCCGACGGCATCGAATGGAAGGAGTATCCCGGCAATCCGGTGATTCCCTACGGCTCGGAAATGGGAAACATCGTCCGCGACCCGAGGACGAAATTGTATCATGCCTACATACGGCCCTACACACCCAAGCACTTTCCCAAGAGGCTCGCCGAAAAGCGGCTCGGGGCGGTGAGCACGAGTACGGATTTCAAGAACTGGTCGAAACCCAGGGTGGTGCTGGCGCCGGACAAGATTGACGATGCCTGGTGCGTGAAGAAGGACCAGCGCACCGAGTTTTACGCGATGAACGGTTTTCCCTACGGCAACTCATGGCTGGGCGTGGTGCCTTTGTTCAGGATCACGCAAATCCTGGATAAAACCGACCGGCTGCAATCCAGATATGACGGCCCGATCGAGGGGCAGTTGATCACAAGCAGGGACGGCTTGGAATGGCGGCGCATGGAAGTGCGCGAGCCGGTGATCCCGAGCGGGAAGGAATTTGACGTGAGCGTCCTCGACGTGGCCACGCAGCCATTGATCGTGGGTGACGAGGTCTGGATGTATTACACGGGAATAACGACCACGCACGGCGGCCCGACGCCGCCGAAGGAACTGGCGGTATGCCTTGCGAAATGGAGACTGGACGGGTTTGCCTCGCTTGATGCAAAGGACAAGGAAGGCATTGTGGTAACGTCGGCGTTTCAACTCGCGCGGAAGGGTTTTTTGGAAATAAACGTGGATGCGTCGAAGGGCAGGCTGGTGGTCGAGGTGCTGGATGCAAAGGGAAATCTGCTGCCGGGCTATGCGGCGGCCGACGCGAAGGTGATTGCAAGCGATGGAGTGAGGCACCAAGTCGGGTGGGCCGCAAACGATTCGCTGCCCGCCGACATCGGGTGCATGCTTCGTTTCCGCCTCACAAACGCCGCGCTTTATAGCTACACCATAAAACCGGCGCAGTGA
- a CDS encoding autotransporter outer membrane beta-barrel domain-containing protein, producing MNIPNPRRAWIFIAALLPAMQPAPVTADEYTFSTGSSAAGLSGLLAGGDTVAISGSAGMLVLSDSRSLDVSNWAAQTDSFDLGTKSGIVFKPASGASDQWAVLQRGSGNVRLITIAPTASGTTVLELNKVVIANGSSGGANNGGGILVSAGSDLFLLKGDVVFYNNTGRNGGGMAALGSVTFAGDVTFDSNTVNAAAGYGGGFTTTGNMASAGAATIAFEKTAVFINNASGATAAGGGMYVHRGHLLVFKDTATFKGNKAGSSGGGIYAPSAAGFPGTITFAGDVLFDSNSGTNSAVIHGGGIYAGDLIDVLFTGAGRVATFDNNSIIVSATVAPTGGGIRAQSVVFSGGTFNITNNAAGAAGTGAQGGGVRTVKALDVSGNYNFSGNEITGAGGAAYVGGTAFFAGSGSFANNKALTNGGALYIAGDALDISGAAAFDGNVAGGLGGAIYAANAVSLTLSATSGDIVFQNNTQSATLNHADFASTKKMMIANAGSSNAIYFAAAANTMNIHAEAGYTVRFSDAISGTAGLALVVNKSGGGNVSFAHNLDAVVTTTVSAGGMILQNGAIYGSGTDGGAFALAAGAGLYGNGKVLAQTVSIGAGASLGVSDGGRLLIESGVAPTVGGGLILAGSGTISVAGVGAFDAAEVRAGGGGTAETLTIDGDLTLTDAKLTVSLHDNDADKLMVKGNAIVSGSKTIDILSLAGSGTYNIGNVKDFYGPDTLVLIGGELQSAGARQRAEAGSDGVNLQIIASADISRILYWTGGTSATWSTAQQNWTDDASVNEFAGGDRVVFDGAHDSAHTDRREISLGGSGVRVSDMIVRGGGTYAFSGDGGITASADYAVKITGSTNIDDARGKLIKEGDGVLRFENSGSNTFRGGIEIQGGAVVFNRAEQLGDGGNGISFTGSGTLRAAGDGLSLPNAVTIGAGNSATLDTQNNKVTVSGSLAGEGNLVKTGAGTLVLAGGNAHTGVKIIQQGTLQGAAQNLGSRIQNEATLLFDQGGAGEFSGEITGAGTIIKKGAGALLVSGSVTASSFRVDEGMIAIGDTTLAATTGFSVNAGGGLTGTGILRTPLLSNSGIIKGRKAAEGAGGEHGRLTIEGNYTGNGGAVMLDVAWQGDGAAAADQLYITGSASGSTSLVLAISGTSGLPSDNATLVHADGGFSNGEGTFVLAERYVLPNGKDAILEYAADGDLRIASTFSPEAAAITGADAAGFLIGKAAVDSLDGRLLALRMNNQAAHRYDLWMAGMHRHDKITSTTYDGTKSNIQGAQVGVDTFFGEDSRSLVFGVFYDYAKSDMHQLRNIASARTESNGGGLYAMYKHGAFYIDGIMRGSREAYEVSVPGTPSFGMDGDSWAGSVAIGYVIEGDLGWNADPEVQLTYQSHRIEDATDMWGRIYHTDSTESLNGRAGVRLWTQREWKKGLGIVPWLRGGYEYEFKGEGRMTVGGEPFENSLSGGGFMLDAGVSMQLGHGFSIDGSGAWFYGAKLGGYSASLGCRYAW from the coding sequence ATGAACATACCGAATCCCCGTCGTGCATGGATTTTCATCGCTGCCTTGCTGCCCGCGATGCAGCCGGCACCCGTCACGGCGGACGAATATACTTTTTCCACCGGCAGCTCGGCCGCGGGACTGTCGGGCCTGCTGGCCGGCGGTGACACGGTGGCCATTTCCGGCTCGGCGGGAATGCTCGTCCTGTCGGACTCGCGGAGCCTGGATGTCAGCAACTGGGCCGCGCAGACGGACTCGTTTGATCTGGGAACAAAGTCCGGCATTGTATTCAAGCCTGCATCCGGCGCGTCCGACCAGTGGGCGGTGCTCCAACGCGGCTCCGGGAATGTGCGGTTGATTACAATCGCTCCCACCGCCTCCGGCACGACGGTGCTGGAACTAAACAAAGTGGTAATCGCCAACGGCTCCTCGGGCGGGGCGAACAACGGTGGTGGAATCCTGGTCTCTGCCGGCTCCGACCTGTTCCTCCTGAAAGGCGATGTGGTGTTTTATAACAATACCGGGCGCAACGGCGGCGGCATGGCGGCGTTGGGTTCGGTCACATTTGCCGGGGATGTGACCTTTGACTCAAACACGGTAAACGCCGCCGCCGGTTACGGAGGCGGTTTCACCACGACGGGCAACATGGCGTCCGCCGGCGCGGCCACGATCGCATTCGAGAAAACCGCGGTGTTCATCAACAACGCAAGCGGAGCCACGGCGGCGGGCGGAGGCATGTATGTGCATCGCGGGCATTTGCTGGTTTTCAAGGACACCGCCACCTTCAAAGGCAACAAGGCCGGCTCGTCCGGTGGCGGAATTTACGCGCCCAGCGCGGCGGGGTTTCCGGGAACAATAACATTTGCGGGTGATGTTTTGTTTGACTCAAACTCCGGCACCAACTCAGCCGTGATTCACGGCGGCGGCATTTACGCCGGCGATTTGATTGACGTGCTGTTCACCGGCGCCGGAAGGGTGGCGACATTTGACAATAACAGCATCATCGTCAGCGCCACCGTCGCGCCCACGGGCGGCGGAATTCGCGCGCAATCCGTTGTCTTCAGCGGCGGCACTTTTAACATTACAAACAACGCCGCAGGCGCCGCCGGCACCGGCGCGCAAGGCGGCGGCGTGCGCACGGTGAAGGCGCTGGATGTTTCGGGGAATTATAATTTTTCCGGCAACGAAATCACCGGCGCCGGTGGCGCGGCCTACGTGGGCGGAACCGCGTTTTTTGCCGGCTCCGGTTCGTTCGCAAACAACAAGGCGCTGACAAACGGCGGCGCGCTTTATATTGCCGGCGACGCGCTCGACATTTCCGGAGCCGCCGCGTTCGACGGCAACGTCGCCGGCGGGCTGGGCGGCGCGATTTATGCGGCCAATGCGGTTTCGCTGACGCTGAGCGCCACGTCCGGTGATATTGTCTTCCAGAACAATACCCAGAGCGCGACGCTCAATCATGCCGATTTCGCCAGCACCAAAAAGATGATGATTGCGAATGCAGGAAGCTCGAACGCCATCTATTTCGCCGCCGCGGCCAATACGATGAACATCCATGCGGAGGCGGGATACACGGTGCGTTTTTCCGACGCGATCAGCGGCACGGCGGGACTGGCGCTTGTGGTCAACAAATCAGGCGGGGGCAATGTGTCTTTCGCCCATAATCTGGATGCCGTGGTGACAACCACGGTTTCGGCCGGCGGCATGATATTGCAGAATGGCGCGATTTATGGGAGCGGAACAGACGGCGGCGCGTTTGCGCTGGCGGCGGGGGCGGGGCTTTATGGAAACGGGAAGGTGCTTGCCCAAACCGTGAGCATCGGGGCGGGCGCCTCGCTGGGCGTGAGTGACGGAGGGCGGCTTTTGATTGAAAGCGGTGTTGCGCCGACCGTGGGCGGCGGGCTCATCCTTGCAGGCTCGGGCACGATTTCCGTCGCGGGTGTCGGCGCTTTCGATGCCGCGGAGGTGCGCGCCGGGGGCGGCGGGACGGCGGAGACCCTGACCATTGACGGCGATCTCACACTGACCGATGCGAAGCTCACCGTTTCATTGCATGATAACGATGCCGACAAGTTGATGGTGAAGGGCAACGCCATTGTCAGCGGGTCGAAAACAATCGATATCTTGTCGCTGGCGGGCAGCGGCACCTATAATATAGGAAATGTAAAGGACTTTTACGGACCGGACACTTTGGTATTGATTGGTGGAGAACTGCAATCCGCCGGGGCGCGCCAGCGCGCGGAAGCGGGGAGCGACGGAGTGAACCTCCAGATCATCGCCTCGGCTGATATTTCCCGCATATTATATTGGACCGGCGGCACGAGCGCCACGTGGAGCACAGCGCAGCAGAACTGGACGGATGATGCCTCCGTCAATGAATTTGCGGGCGGTGATCGTGTGGTGTTTGACGGGGCGCATGATTCTGCGCACACCGACCGGAGGGAAATCTCGCTCGGGGGGAGCGGGGTAAGGGTGTCGGATATGATTGTGCGTGGCGGCGGAACGTATGCTTTTTCCGGGGATGGCGGAATCACGGCAAGCGCGGACTATGCGGTCAAAATCACGGGCAGCACCAATATTGACGACGCCCGGGGAAAACTCATCAAGGAGGGGGATGGCGTCCTGCGGTTTGAAAATAGCGGGAGCAATACATTCCGTGGCGGCATTGAAATCCAAGGAGGCGCGGTCGTGTTCAACCGGGCGGAGCAACTCGGGGACGGCGGCAACGGCATCAGCTTCACCGGCTCCGGAACACTGCGGGCGGCCGGCGACGGCTTGAGTTTGCCAAACGCGGTGACAATCGGCGCGGGCAATAGTGCGACGCTGGACACCCAAAACAACAAGGTCACGGTCTCGGGATCGCTCGCCGGGGAGGGAAATCTGGTAAAGACAGGTGCAGGCACCCTTGTGCTGGCGGGAGGCAATGCCCACACCGGAGTGAAAATCATCCAACAGGGAACGTTGCAGGGCGCGGCCCAAAACCTTGGCTCCAGAATACAAAATGAGGCGACTTTATTGTTTGACCAAGGCGGGGCAGGGGAGTTTTCCGGAGAGATCACCGGCGCCGGCACGATTATCAAAAAGGGGGCGGGCGCGCTTTTGGTGAGCGGGTCGGTGACCGCATCGAGTTTCCGGGTTGACGAAGGGATGATTGCGATCGGCGATACGACCTTGGCGGCCACAACCGGCTTTTCCGTGAATGCCGGCGGCGGGTTGACGGGCACCGGCATACTGCGCACGCCGCTCCTCAGCAACAGCGGCATCATCAAGGGCCGCAAGGCGGCGGAAGGCGCGGGCGGCGAGCACGGGAGGCTGACCATCGAGGGCAATTATACGGGCAATGGCGGCGCGGTGATGCTGGATGTCGCCTGGCAGGGCGATGGCGCGGCGGCGGCGGACCAATTATATATAACAGGAAGCGCGTCGGGCTCCACCAGCCTCGTCCTGGCGATTTCGGGGACGAGCGGTTTGCCTTCGGACAATGCAACCTTGGTGCATGCCGATGGCGGGTTTAGCAACGGCGAAGGCACCTTTGTATTAGCCGAACGCTATGTGCTGCCAAACGGCAAGGATGCGATATTGGAGTATGCGGCGGATGGCGATTTGCGCATCGCCTCGACTTTTTCCCCCGAGGCCGCGGCGATCACGGGGGCGGATGCCGCCGGGTTTCTGATCGGAAAGGCAGCTGTCGATTCGCTGGACGGACGTCTGCTGGCGTTGCGCATGAACAACCAGGCGGCGCACAGGTATGACCTTTGGATGGCGGGCATGCACCGGCATGACAAAATAACATCGACCACCTACGATGGCACGAAATCCAATATACAAGGAGCGCAGGTTGGCGTGGATACGTTTTTCGGCGAGGATTCGCGCAGCCTCGTTTTCGGTGTGTTTTATGATTACGCGAAATCGGACATGCACCAGCTCCGCAACATTGCCTCCGCGCGCACCGAATCAAACGGGGGCGGACTCTATGCAATGTATAAGCACGGGGCATTTTATATTGACGGCATCATGCGGGGAAGCCGGGAGGCATATGAGGTGTCCGTCCCCGGCACGCCCTCGTTTGGCATGGACGGGGATAGTTGGGCGGGGTCGGTGGCGATCGGTTATGTGATCGAGGGCGATCTCGGCTGGAACGCCGATCCCGAGGTGCAGCTGACTTATCAAAGCCACCGCATCGAGGACGCGACCGACATGTGGGGGCGCATTTATCACACCGACTCCACGGAATCCCTCAACGGCCGCGCCGGTGTGCGCCTGTGGACGCAGCGCGAATGGAAGAAGGGGCTGGGCATCGTGCCTTGGCTGCGGGGCGGTTATGAATACGAGTTCAAGGGCGAAGGCAGGATGACCGTCGGAGGCGAACCTTTTGAGAACAGCCTGTCCGGCGGCGGGTTCATGCTGGACGCCGGCGTGTCCATGCAGCTCGGCCATGGCTTCAGCATCGATGGGAGCGGCGCATGGTTTTACGGCGCCAAGCTGGGCGGTTACAGCGCCAGCCTTGGGTGCCGTTATGCCTGGTGA
- a CDS encoding PhoH family protein produces the protein MGSLSRSTEPQHAKLKVSAKVKTFVLDTNVLLHDPQSIHKFEDNNLVIPVEVLEELDAIKTEQSTERGRNARRVHRILQELLPDSRSMLEGVKLPGGGTLSVIINRYLTDANLNSPAMLRLRAVLPDLSKKDNRIIACALFVQEQFPPPTILVTKDVNVQLKARAVGLESEDYLNDKVPEAAEERAYREVPVTIYELQRFCSEGGFDLGAEASAGLVVNEYVLLRSDEGKTMPARYHGGGMIHRLRIPDFVKAPGGIPIRPRNLEQQFFVDALLDDSISMVTCFGKAGTGKTLLSIACALQQTHDDASRYDGVSISRPVIALGKDIGFLPGTLDEKMKPWLQPYFDALEVLVPSKPPKEAQFASKKVAKKNRGRNGDVANLFADPQPMQGSNNGQRAPGAPPLKPYERLIRSGLVEVEALCFIRGRSIARRFFILDEAQQLTPHEVKTVITRIAEGSKIVLIGDPAQIDNPYVDSRSNGLVYCCNRMRGQPMAAHITLTKGERSRLAELAADLL, from the coding sequence ATGGGAAGTCTGAGCCGCTCCACCGAGCCACAACACGCCAAGCTCAAGGTCTCCGCGAAGGTTAAAACCTTTGTCCTGGACACCAACGTCCTCCTTCACGACCCCCAGTCGATTCATAAGTTTGAGGACAACAACCTCGTAATCCCGGTCGAGGTGCTTGAGGAACTTGACGCCATAAAAACCGAGCAGTCCACCGAACGAGGCCGCAACGCCCGCCGCGTCCACCGCATCCTGCAGGAGCTCCTGCCCGATTCGCGCTCCATGCTCGAAGGGGTGAAGCTCCCCGGCGGCGGCACGCTTTCCGTCATCATCAACCGCTACCTGACCGACGCGAACCTCAACTCCCCCGCGATGCTCCGCCTGCGCGCCGTGCTGCCCGACCTGTCCAAGAAGGACAACCGCATCATCGCCTGCGCGCTCTTTGTGCAGGAGCAGTTTCCGCCGCCCACCATCCTCGTCACCAAGGACGTGAACGTGCAGCTCAAGGCCCGCGCCGTCGGCCTCGAGTCGGAGGATTATCTCAACGACAAAGTCCCCGAGGCCGCGGAGGAGCGCGCCTACCGCGAGGTTCCCGTGACCATTTACGAGCTGCAGCGCTTCTGCTCCGAAGGGGGCTTCGACCTCGGCGCGGAGGCGTCGGCCGGACTCGTGGTCAACGAATACGTCCTGCTTCGTTCCGACGAAGGAAAAACCATGCCCGCGCGCTATCACGGCGGCGGGATGATCCACCGCCTGCGCATCCCCGATTTCGTGAAGGCGCCCGGCGGCATTCCCATCCGCCCGCGCAACCTCGAACAGCAGTTTTTCGTGGACGCGCTGCTGGACGACTCGATCTCGATGGTCACCTGCTTCGGCAAGGCCGGCACGGGCAAGACGCTCCTCTCCATCGCCTGCGCGCTCCAGCAGACGCATGACGACGCCTCGCGCTACGACGGCGTGTCCATCTCCCGGCCCGTCATCGCGCTCGGCAAGGACATCGGGTTCCTCCCCGGCACGCTCGACGAGAAAATGAAACCCTGGCTGCAACCCTATTTCGACGCGCTCGAAGTGCTGGTGCCGTCGAAGCCGCCGAAGGAGGCGCAGTTCGCCTCGAAAAAAGTCGCCAAGAAAAATCGCGGACGCAACGGCGACGTGGCAAACCTCTTCGCCGATCCGCAGCCGATGCAGGGCTCGAACAACGGCCAGCGCGCGCCCGGCGCGCCGCCCCTCAAGCCCTATGAACGGCTCATCCGCAGCGGGTTGGTCGAAGTGGAGGCGCTCTGCTTCATCCGCGGGCGCTCCATCGCGCGGCGCTTTTTCATCCTCGACGAGGCGCAGCAGCTCACGCCGCACGAGGTGAAGACGGTCATCACCCGCATTGCCGAGGGCTCGAAGATCGTGCTCATCGGCGACCCGGCGCAGATCGACAATCCCTACGTGGACTCGCGCAGCAACGGCCTGGTGTATTGCTGCAACCGGATGCGCGGCCAGCCGATGGCGGCGCACATCACGCTGACCAAGGGCGAGCGCTCGCGACTGGCCGAGCTCGCCGCGGATTTATTGTGA
- a CDS encoding substrate-binding domain-containing protein — protein sequence MPSSFHSISTQVANTLREELEAGIWKGKLPGERRLATRLNVSRKTVRRALAMLRADGMIQTKRNRASLLVRKTGVAAKKQSGPITRVALLLPEPVETARPFTILWINHLMSSLHNAGMELEIFSGWKYFGQNAPRSLSQLVRSHPGRCWIIARSNHSIQHWFASRSEPAVVAGSTFDDIELPSVDIDQSALCRHAALAFIRQGHRRLVFFHEEKAVHGADAASEQAFLNAVLEHKGYPEPLIIRPPRGMAAVVREFQRIQGMPVRPTGFLCSNPLLYLTLFGFLAHHGLRVPRDVSLISREVSPLLSQVHPAPTRYSIVPSKFALALYHAIKRMLEQGAPRRFDMRIIPDFIKGNTLGPAPE from the coding sequence ATGCCTTCATCTTTTCACTCCATCAGCACCCAAGTCGCCAACACGCTCCGCGAGGAACTGGAGGCGGGAATCTGGAAGGGCAAACTGCCCGGCGAACGCCGCCTCGCCACAAGGCTCAACGTGAGCAGGAAAACCGTGCGGCGCGCCCTTGCCATGCTGCGCGCCGACGGCATGATCCAGACAAAACGCAACCGCGCGAGCCTGCTGGTGAGGAAAACGGGCGTCGCGGCCAAAAAACAAAGCGGCCCAATCACGCGCGTCGCCTTGTTGCTGCCGGAGCCGGTCGAGACGGCGCGGCCGTTCACCATCTTGTGGATCAACCATCTCATGTCATCGCTGCACAACGCGGGAATGGAACTGGAAATTTTTTCCGGATGGAAATATTTCGGCCAAAACGCCCCGCGTTCGCTCTCCCAACTCGTGCGCTCCCATCCGGGCCGGTGCTGGATAATCGCCCGCTCCAACCATTCGATCCAGCACTGGTTCGCCTCGCGAAGCGAACCGGCCGTGGTCGCGGGTTCCACCTTCGATGACATCGAGCTGCCCAGCGTTGACATCGACCAGTCCGCGCTATGCCGCCACGCGGCGCTCGCATTCATACGGCAAGGCCATCGCCGCCTCGTGTTTTTCCACGAGGAAAAGGCGGTGCATGGCGCCGACGCTGCCAGCGAGCAGGCGTTCCTCAACGCCGTCCTCGAGCACAAAGGCTATCCCGAGCCGCTCATCATCCGCCCGCCGCGCGGCATGGCCGCCGTCGTCCGCGAGTTTCAGCGCATACAAGGCATGCCGGTCCGCCCCACGGGCTTCCTGTGCAGCAATCCCCTGCTCTATCTCACGCTTTTCGGCTTTCTCGCGCATCACGGTCTCCGCGTCCCCCGTGATGTCTCCCTTATCTCGCGGGAAGTGTCCCCGCTTCTCTCGCAAGTGCATCCCGCCCCCACGCGCTACTCCATAGTGCCGTCAAAATTCGCGCTGGCCCTGTATCACGCCATCAAACGGATGCTCGAGCAAGGCGCGCCCCGGCGCTTCGATATGCGCATCATTCCTGATTTCATAAAAGGCAATACCCTCGGCCCGGCGCCGGAATGA